From Styela clava chromosome 6, kaStyClav1.hap1.2, whole genome shotgun sequence, one genomic window encodes:
- the LOC144424605 gene encoding uncharacterized protein LOC144424605, whose translation MAWISFNVTLVLVLFSSVARCCDVTRSGDAIVVVIDNICDDITTSITRETDCCGMFEIETRWRLENCKNHMGCAKISKGVLSHPEEGPCEGFQNCRCCEGFLHNQDFCYNVWIMTRITNFKQNDIEGSKKVKLRYMDCAADKIRTTTEPQQYITNSSAAIEDSTSDHLKSDPVASMLIPAVLAVMFIAGLCGLLFMARKKRMKRDGGYTDMKESSNANTSVPGTPRFTADTNLSSEGQLGKSPALSRYALPLPQTNMTVPMSDNRLEEPRSSQQSEGGNFYSSITLESDEPVAPLQQKKLSNASGSSHTYACISDRGNGVEVQERGTISGNEECQGTMRSIKEENWNYEDIDMSPNILYAPGLEGGEKIEMRNVLYSSNEDIFEGDGIDHLSVSADGKPKISSTSNETMDPKTHLTSEADRDSKIRTVSWRSESLLKSPIKLEVRNEIYSSSEDVFESEHPRGESLKGEHKLEVQDVLYDSTDDVYEEVKLG comes from the exons ATGGCTTGGATAAGTTTCAACGTTACTCTCGTCTTGGTCTTGTTTTCATCAG TTGCAAGGTGTTGTGATGTCACAAGATCAGGTGACGCAATCGTGGTTGTCATTGACAACATTTGTGACGACATAACAACATCAATTACGCGAGAAACAGATTGTTGTGGCATGTTTGAAATTGAAACTCGTTGGAGACTTGAAAACTGTAAAAATCATATGGGGTGTGCAAAGATATCAAAAGGTGTGTTGAGTCATCCGGAAGAGGGACCGTGCGAGGGATTTCAAAACTGCAG ATGCTGCGAAGGTTTCCTACACAACCAGGACTTTTGCTATAATGTATGGATCATGACCCGTATAACAAACTTCAAGCAAAATGATATTGAAGGATCCAAAAAGGTCAAACTCAGATATATGGATTGCGCGGCAGATAAGATAC GGACGACGACCGAACCTCAGCAATACATCACCAACTCTTCGGCGGCTATTGAAGATAGTACCAGCGACCATCTAA AAAGCGATCCGGTGGCTTCTATGCTGATACCTGCTGTTCTTGCTGTCATGTTTATTGCTGGGCTTTGCGGACTTTTATTTATGGCGAG GAAAAAACGGATGAAGCGCGATGGTGGATACACAGATATGAAGGAAAGTAGTAACGCTAACACGAGCGTGCCTGGGACTCCAAGATTTACTGCAGACACAAATCTGTCAAGTGAAGGCCAATTGG ggaaaAGTCCGGCACTAAGTCGTTATGCCTTACCCCTACCACAAACTAACATGACCGTACCGATGAGCGACAACAGACTTGAGGAACCGCGTAGCAGCCAACAATCAG AAGGCGGCAATTTTTACAGCAGCATAACTCTAGAAAGCGATGAACCAGTGGCCCCTCTTCAGCAAAAAAAATTGTCCAACGCCTCTGGGAGTTCTCATACTTATGCCTGTATAAGCGATCGAGGAAATGGCGTCGAAGTCCAAGAAAGGGGGACAATATCAGGGAACGAAGAGTGCCAGGGAACCATGCGATCTATTAAagaggaaaattggaattatgAAGATATAGATATGAGTCCGAATATTTTATACGCCCCCGGTCTTGAGGGgggagaaaaaattgaaatgagaaaTGTTCTTTATAGCTCGAACGAAGACATTTTTGAGGGCGATGGAATTGATCACTTATCTGTAAGCGCAGATGGAAAACCTAAAATTTCGTCAACTTCAAATGAAACTATGGACCCTAAGACTCATCTAACATCAGAAGCAGACCGAGATTCAAAAATCAGAACCGTTAGTTGGCGCTCTGAGTCTTTGctaaaatcaccaataaaaCTTGAAGTTAGGAACGAAATATACAGTTCAAGCGAAGATGTATTTGAAAGTGAACACCCACGCGGAGAAAGTTTAAAAGGGGAACACAAATTAGAAGTTCAAGATGTTTTGTACGATTCCACTGATGATGTATATGAAGAAGTTAAATTAGGCTAA